The following DNA comes from Nitrogeniibacter aestuarii.
AGGTGTAGCCGGCCGTGTCGGTGCCCACCGCGAAGACGTACTCGTTGGCCAGCCCGTCCTTGCGGGTGAAGGTATTGACGGCGCTCTTGGTGGCCAGGTCGATCTCATGCACGCCGGCCGAGGTACCCACCCACAGGTGCTTGCCGGTCGGGTCGATGTGCAGGGCGCGCACGTAGACGTTTTCGCCCACCTTGAAGGTTTCCTGCACGGGCGGTTTGTCGGCGGCGGCGGGCGTGGTGGCATGGAACGCCAGGAGTACGGTGCCGAATACGGCCGCGCACAGTCGTTGGAGTCGGGTCATCGGGGTAAGGTCCGCAAGTAGGCAATAAGGTCGAAAATCTCGGCGTCGCGCAGAATGCCGAAGTAGGCCGGCATGGCGCCGCGACCGGTCTTGATCTGCTGCAGCAGGTCCGTGTCTGCGCGCATCAGGCCGTCGCCGCGATTGAATTTGGGAGCGTTGGGGATGACGCCTTCGCCGGTGGCACCGTGGCAGCCGATGCAATGCACGCCGTACAGACGCTGGCCGTTGGCGACGTCAGCCGCGTGGGCGAGGCTGGCGATGCACAGCAGCCAGACGGCGAACAGGCACTTCATGAGGCGGTATCCGCAGGCAGCTTGCGACGGGCCTCGCTGGCGCGGTCGCGCCAGCGGGCGGCCTGGGCCGGGTCGGGTGTGAGTCCGTAGGCGCCGCGCTCGAAGGCATCGGCCAGGGCGTCAATGGCGGGCAGGTAGCCCAGCTCGGCCGCGCGGGTGATTAGGCTGCGGCCTTCAGGAGAGGCGGCATCCTGTGCGTCGAGTTCAGCATCGCCGCGCAGATAGGCCTGTGCCAGCGCGTTGATGGCCAGACGGGCGTCCTGGCGCGCTGCGGCGCGCAGCAGGCTCGCGGCGCGCGCCGGATCGCGCTCGGTGCCTTCGCCGGCCAGCAGCATCACCGCCAGACCGTACTGGCCATCGGCGTTGCCTTGCGCTGCCGCTCGGGTGAGATAGTCGATCGCGTCTTCGTCCATCTCGGCCTTGTCGAGTATGTCGCCATACAGGGCTTGCGCTTGCGCATGGCCGGCGTCGGCCGCGGTTTTGAGCGGTGCCATGGCGCCCATCATGTCGCCATCGCGATAGCGTTTTGCGCCTAGCTCGAAGTCCTCGACCGGGCCGGCCAGTGCGATGCCCGCAACACCGATCAGGCCAAAGAGGATCGAGCGCGCATTCCCGATGACGGGGGCGTTTTTCCCGAATCCGGGAATGAGCCAGAGGCATCCAAGCCGCATGTGTGTTCCTTTTCATGTCGGCCTGTCATGCACTCATGACAGGTCGGTGGTTTCCTCGAGCTTGCGGTACAGGCTGGAGAGTCCGATGCCCAGCCGTTGGGCCGCGAGGCGCCGGTCGCCGCCGGTCTCTTCGAGCATCCGGCGGATCAGCGCTACTTCGATCTCGCGCATCTGATCCCGCAGATACCCTTGATTAGCAATGGATGTGCCAGTGGATGAACCCAGTGCGTGGGCCATGGTCACCTCCGGCGGCAGGTCACTGGTGTTGATGCAGTCGTCGTCGGCCAGGATGCAGGCGCGGTTGATCACGTTTTCAAGCTGACGGACGTTGCCCGGCCATTCGTACTGACAGAGCAGGCGCTCTGCCTCGGGGGCCAGCGCAAGATCCCGCAATGGCCCGCTGCGCTGGGTTTCACGTGCGATCAGAAAGCGGATCAGCGGCAACAGGTCGCCACGGCGTTCGCGCAGCGGCGGGATGAGGATGTGGAACATCGACAGGCGGAAGTAGAGGTCCTCGCGGAAGGTCCCTTCGGCCACCATGCGACCCAGATCCCGGTTGGTGGCGGCGATGATGCGGCAATCGACCCGGCGCGGCTGTTCGGAGCCGATGGCGCGGATTTCCTTGTCCTCGATGGCGTGCAGCAGCTTGGTCTGCATGTGCATGGGCAGCTCGCCCACTTCATCCAGAAACAGGGTGCCCCGGTCAGCCTGGAGGAACAGCCCCTTGCGCGCCTTGTCGGCCCCGGTGAAGGCACCCTTGGTGTGACCGAAGAACTCGGATTCGAGAAGATTCTCGGGAATGGCACTGCAGTTGACCGGAAGGAACAAGGCGTCGGCGCGCTGGCTCTGCTCGTGAATGCTGCGCGCGAGCACCCCCTTGCCGGTCCCCGACTCACCGGTGATGAGCACGGTGCTTTCGGTGGGGGCGACCTTGGTGACAAGGCGCTCAAGGCTGCGCATGGCGGGTGAGTTGAACTCGAATGTCTTCGTTTGCGGCCGGCTGATCTGGCGCAGGACCTGGTTCTGCTCGCGCAGACCGCGCATGGCCGCCACCTGGCTGATGCGGTGAATCAGCTCATCGCCATTGACCGGTTTGGTGACGTAGTCGCTGGCCCCGGCGCGCAGGGCCTCGACGGCGCTCTCCGTCGAGGCGAAGGCGGTGACCATGATGAAGCTGGTCTCGATCCGTGAATCGCGAATCGAACGCACCAGATCCACGCCGCTGCCATCGGGCATCTTGATGTCGCACAGGGCGATATCCACGTCGCCGCGCACCAGCTTGCTCGCTGCCTCCTGGCAGTTGCGGGCTTCGTCGGTGGAGTAGCCAGCGCGCCGGCATGCATCCACCAGGATGTCGCGCACGGCGCGTTCGTCGTCAATGACCAGCACATGCATCGGGTTTGTCTGCCATGGTGTTGTCGTCGCAGTGCGGCACCGGGAGCTCGATCGTGGCGGTGGTGCCAAAGCCCGGGGTGCTGTCGATCTGCAAGATGCCGCCGGCCTCGCGAATGAGTTCCCGGCTCAGGGACAGGCCCAGGCCCGTGCCTTTGCCGACCGGTTTGGTGGTGAAGAATTCGTCGAACACCCGGGCGGCTGTTTCGGCATCCATGCCCTTGCCGTTGTCGGTGACCTGCAACAGCACGCGATCGTCCTCGCACCGGGTCGAGACCTCGATCCGGCTTTCGCTGCGGGACGTGTCCTCAAGCGCGTCGGCCGCGTTGATGAGCAGATTGAGCAGCACCTGCGTGAGCTGATCGGCAATGATGCGCACTGCAGGCAGTTCACTGTCGAGATGTGGCTCGAGCTTGAGGTGACGAAAGCGCTGGTCGAAGCTCAGAAACGCGCAGGTGTTGCGCACCAGCTGGTTAACGTCCTGCAACTGGGGCACTGCGGGCTGCGGGTGGGCGAAATCGGCGATCTGCCGGGTGATGGTGGAAATCCGCCGGGTCTGCTCCAGAATCATCTCGGGCTGGCAGTGCCGGCCGCGATGGGCACAGGCATGTTCCTGGCGCATGTCGAGAATGGCATCGGCCACGCCGCTGATGGCGGCGATGGGGTTGTTGATCTCGTGGGCAAGCTGGGCCGCCAGTGACCCGATGGCGGCCATTTTCTCGCGGTGGAATTCTTCCTGGCGACTGCGCTCGATGTGGCGCTCGCGCTCGCGCAGATCGTGCTGCATGCGATTGACCGCCTCGATGAGCCGGCCCACCTCGTCGTGGCGATTGACGGTCAGGGGGGCGCCGCGGTAACCCTGCACGATTTCCCGTGCGCGGGTCTCGAGTCTGAGAATGTCATCGCTGAGGCGTTTGAAGAACACCGTGATGGCCGCGCCCAGCATGATGAAGGCAATGGCCGAAAACACCATGCCTTGGAGGGTGACGCGGTCGTAGGTGGCCTGATAAGCATCGAGCAGACGCAGTTTTTCCTCCCGTGTCTGGTGGGTGATGGCATCCAGTTCGGTGATGAGTTCATGCAGGGTGTTGCGGGTCACCGCAAGCACCCCGCGCGTGGTCTGATGAACGATGTCATTGACCAGCGCTTCGAGCTTGTTGGCCAGCATCAGCACCCGGGCGTGACGCCCTTCGAGTGCCGTGAGCAGGGAGCGGGTGGCCTCGATCTCGATGACGGTCGGGGGGGCGGCGGACAGGGGGTCGGCGGCCGAGAACGCAATATTGACGGTCAGCAGGGTCCGGGCCATGGACATGTTGATCTGCACCAGCTGTTCCTCGGAGCGGTGAACGGCTTCGAGCTCATGGACCGTGTCGAGCAGCTTCTTGCGCTCCATGTTCGTGAACACCCCCACCAGCAACCCGTAAGTGACCAGCACCAGCAAGGCCAGCATGCTCTTGCCGCGCAGGCTGCCAAGCCATGCACAGCAGGCGCGCAGCGAAGCACTGCGGGTCATGAAGGGGGTGGTCGCGGATTCGGTGTTCACCGATGAGGGTTCCTGTCCCGGGTATGCAAATTGCTGATTGATCAATGACCGTCGAGCAAGAACGGTGCCGGCACGGTTGCCGAGGCCGGAAGCAACAACCTTTCAACAGACAAAAGGGGTGCTTTATTCCAATGGAGACGAGACAGATTCAGCGCCGCCGTCGGTGGCATGGTGTGATGACCGGCTTTTTACTGGCCGCGCTGGCGTCCGCCGTGTTCGCACAGACGGATATCGAGGCGGCGCTAAACGACTACGACAGCGGCAACTACACCGAGGCGGCGCCGGCCATGCAGTCGCTGGCGCGGGCAGGTAATGCGGTGGCCCAGTACAAGCTCAGCATCATGCATTTCTATGGGCATGGCGTTGCCGAAGATGAAAGCGAGGCCATGGTGTGGGCGCAGCGCGCGGCTGCCCAGGGCGAGGTGGACGCCATGTTCTTTATCGGCACGATGTACGTGTTTGGCGACACGGTGCATCAGACCGTGGACGATCCCGACGTGGAGGCGGCCAA
Coding sequences within:
- a CDS encoding sigma-54-dependent transcriptional regulator: MHVLVIDDERAVRDILVDACRRAGYSTDEARNCQEAASKLVRGDVDIALCDIKMPDGSGVDLVRSIRDSRIETSFIMVTAFASTESAVEALRAGASDYVTKPVNGDELIHRISQVAAMRGLREQNQVLRQISRPQTKTFEFNSPAMRSLERLVTKVAPTESTVLITGESGTGKGVLARSIHEQSQRADALFLPVNCSAIPENLLESEFFGHTKGAFTGADKARKGLFLQADRGTLFLDEVGELPMHMQTKLLHAIEDKEIRAIGSEQPRRVDCRIIAATNRDLGRMVAEGTFREDLYFRLSMFHILIPPLRERRGDLLPLIRFLIARETQRSGPLRDLALAPEAERLLCQYEWPGNVRQLENVINRACILADDDCINTSDLPPEVTMAHALGSSTGTSIANQGYLRDQMREIEVALIRRMLEETGGDRRLAAQRLGIGLSSLYRKLEETTDLS
- a CDS encoding sensor histidine kinase; translated protein: MNTESATTPFMTRSASLRACCAWLGSLRGKSMLALLVLVTYGLLVGVFTNMERKKLLDTVHELEAVHRSEEQLVQINMSMARTLLTVNIAFSAADPLSAAPPTVIEIEATRSLLTALEGRHARVLMLANKLEALVNDIVHQTTRGVLAVTRNTLHELITELDAITHQTREEKLRLLDAYQATYDRVTLQGMVFSAIAFIMLGAAITVFFKRLSDDILRLETRAREIVQGYRGAPLTVNRHDEVGRLIEAVNRMQHDLRERERHIERSRQEEFHREKMAAIGSLAAQLAHEINNPIAAISGVADAILDMRQEHACAHRGRHCQPEMILEQTRRISTITRQIADFAHPQPAVPQLQDVNQLVRNTCAFLSFDQRFRHLKLEPHLDSELPAVRIIADQLTQVLLNLLINAADALEDTSRSESRIEVSTRCEDDRVLLQVTDNGKGMDAETAARVFDEFFTTKPVGKGTGLGLSLSRELIREAGGILQIDSTPGFGTTATIELPVPHCDDNTMADKPDACAGH
- a CDS encoding c-type cytochrome encodes the protein MKCLFAVWLLCIASLAHAADVANGQRLYGVHCIGCHGATGEGVIPNAPKFNRGDGLMRADTDLLQQIKTGRGAMPAYFGILRDAEIFDLIAYLRTLPR
- a CDS encoding tetratricopeptide repeat protein, which produces MTGFLLAALASAVFAQTDIEAALNDYDSGNYTEAAPAMQSLARAGNAVAQYKLSIMHFYGHGVAEDESEAMVWAQRAAAQGEVDAMFFIGTMYVFGDTVHQTVDDPDVEAAKWFFQAASRGHADAEYSLGLLFLAGKGVTQSQEEALKWIGRAAEHGHASARDFLAGHRGGH
- a CDS encoding tetratricopeptide repeat protein; protein product: MRLGCLWLIPGFGKNAPVIGNARSILFGLIGVAGIALAGPVEDFELGAKRYRDGDMMGAMAPLKTAADAGHAQAQALYGDILDKAEMDEDAIDYLTRAAAQGNADGQYGLAVMLLAGEGTERDPARAASLLRAAARQDARLAINALAQAYLRGDAELDAQDAASPEGRSLITRAAELGYLPAIDALADAFERGAYGLTPDPAQAARWRDRASEARRKLPADTAS